In Pedobacter sp. W3I1, one DNA window encodes the following:
- a CDS encoding HPP family protein has product MRKRIRRHLRTAKYIVYKETLVDFKEHVWTFLGAFLGIGIIGLLHSKYFTANDNLFLIGSFGASSVLIYGIINSPLAQPRNLIGGHVVCALVGVTVHKLIPGEVWLSSALSVSLSIVLMQITKTLHPPGGATALIANIGSVKIQSLGYLYVLCPVLSGACILLLVAIMINNRTSHRSYPNNKKWYRVWHRYRR; this is encoded by the coding sequence ATGAGAAAACGGATAAGAAGACACCTTCGAACAGCAAAATATATTGTTTACAAAGAAACTTTAGTCGATTTTAAAGAACACGTTTGGACATTTCTTGGAGCATTTTTAGGTATTGGTATTATTGGTTTACTCCATTCCAAATACTTCACCGCCAACGATAATCTATTTCTTATCGGTTCTTTTGGAGCCTCATCAGTACTTATTTATGGAATTATAAATAGCCCACTGGCACAGCCCAGGAATTTAATCGGCGGGCATGTGGTTTGTGCATTGGTAGGCGTTACCGTTCACAAACTTATTCCTGGCGAAGTGTGGTTATCTTCTGCCTTGTCGGTTTCTTTATCTATCGTACTCATGCAGATTACGAAAACACTACATCCTCCAGGTGGAGCTACCGCACTTATAGCCAATATCGGGTCGGTTAAAATCCAATCGTTAGGCTACCTGTATGTACTTTGCCCGGTCTTATCCGGTGCCTGTATTTTACTTCTGGTAGCGATTATGATCAACAACAGAACATCACATCGCAGTTATCCTAATAATAAAAAATGGTATAGGGTTTGGCACCGTTACCGCAGATAA